Proteins found in one Magnolia sinica isolate HGM2019 chromosome 5, MsV1, whole genome shotgun sequence genomic segment:
- the LOC131245731 gene encoding chaperonin CPN60-2, mitochondrial-like, whose amino-acid sequence MYRAAATLASRARISRNGSQQIGSRLSWSRNYAAKDIKFGVEARALMLKGVEDLADAVKVTMGPKGRNVVLEQSFGAPKVTKDGVTVAKSIEFKDRVKNMGASLVKQVANATNDVAGDGTTCATVLTRAIFAEGCKSVAAGMNAMDLRRGITMAVDSVVTDLKSKARMISTSEEIAQVGTISANGEREIGELIAKAMEKVGKEGVITIADGKTLYNELEVVEGMKLDRGYISPYFITNQKNQKCELDDPLILIHEKKISSINAVVKVLELALKLQRPLLIVSEDVESDALATLILNKLRAGIKVCAIKAPGFGENRKANLQDLAILTGGDLITEELGMNLEKVEHSMLGTCKKVTISKDDTVILDGDGDKKAIEERCDQLRSAIESSTSDYDKEKLQERLAKLSGGVAVLKIGGASEVEVGEKKDRVTDALNATKAAVEEGIVPGGGVALLYASRELEKLQTANFDQKIGVQIIQNALKTPVHIIASNAGVEGAVVVGKLLEQDNTDLGYDAAKGEYVDMVKAGIIDPLKVIRTALVDAASVSSLMTTTEAVVVELPKDEKEVPAMGGGMGGMDY is encoded by the exons ATGTATCGTGCTGCTGCAACCCTTGCATCCAGAGCCAG GATCTCTAGAAATGGCAGCCAGCAG ATTGGCAGTCGGTTGAGCTGGAGCAGAAACTATGCGGCAAAAGATATTAAATTTGGGGTCGAGGCTCGGGCGTTGATGCTTAAAGGTGTTGAAGACCTCGCAGATGCTGTCAAAGTGACAATGGGACCGAAG GGTCGTAACGTTGTCTTAGAACAAAGCTTTGGTGCACCCAAAGTGACAAAAGATGGTGTGACTGTTGCAAAGAGTATTGAATTTAAGGACAGAGTTAAGAACATGGGTGCAAGCCTTGTGAAGCAGGTTGCTAATGCAACCAACGATGTAGCAGGAGATG GTACCACTTGTGCCACAGTCCTCACTCGTGCAATATTTGCCGAGGGTTGCAAGTCAGTTGCAGCTGGGATGAATGCGATGGATCTAAGGCGCGGGATCACAATGGCAGTTGATTCTGTGGTGACAGACTTGAAGAGCAAGGCACGAATGATTAGCACATCGGAAGAGATAGCACAG GTTGGTACCATATCAGCAAACGGGGAAAGAGAGATCGGCGAGCTGATAGCAAAGGCGATGGAGAAAGTTGGCAAGGAGGGAGTCATCACCATCGCT GATGGAAAGACTTTGTACAACGAATTGGAAGTTGTTGAGGGAATGAAACTGGATAGGGGTTACATATCCCCTTATTTCATCACTAACCAGAAGAACCAAAAATGT GAACTTGATGATCCTCTTATTCTAATTCACGAGAAAAAAATCTCTAGCATTAATGCGGTGGTGAAAGTGCTGGAGTTGGCTTTGAAG TTGCAAAGGCCTTTACTAATTGTTTCCGAAGATGTAGAAAGTGATGCATTGGCGACTCTCATTCTAAATAAACTTCGTGCTGGAATTAAG GTCTGTGCCATTAAAGCACCTGGTTTTGGAGAAAACAGGAAAGCCAATTTGCAAGATCTTGCCATTCTCACTGGGGGTGAT CTCATAACTGAGGAACTCGGGATGAACCTTGAAAAGGTGGAACATTCTATGCTAGGCACATGCAAAAAG GTGACGATATCTAAAGATGACACTGTCATTCTTGATGGGGATGGTGATAAGAAGGCTATTGAAGAAAGGTGTGATCAG CTGAGGTCAGCAATTGAATCGAGCACATCGGATTATGACAAGGAGAAGCTACAAGAAAGATTGGCAAAGCTTTCAGGAGGCGTTGCAGTGCTAAAG ATTGGAGGAGCTAGTGAAGTAGAAGTTGGTGAGAAAAAGGATAGGGTGACTGATGCTCTAAATGCAACTAAGGCAGCTGTTGAGGAGGGCATTGTACCTG GTGGTGGTGTTGCTCTTCTTTATGCGTCGAGGGAGCTGGAGAAGCTGCAAACTGCGAACTTTGATCAGAAAATTGGAGTTCAAATTATTCAGAACGCTCTTAAG ACACCTGTGCATATTATTGCTTCCAATGCCGGAGTTGAAGGGGCTGTGGTTGTTGGCAAGCTATTGGAGCAAGATAACACTGATCTTGGATATGATGCAGCCAAAG GTGAATATGTCGACATGGTTAAGGCCGGGATCATTGACCCACTGAAAGTGATCAGAACTGCATTGGTGGATGCTGCAAG CGTATCTTCATTGATGACTACAACTGAGGCTGTTGTCGTTGAACTACCAAAGGATGAGAAGGAGGTTCCAGCTATGGGCGGCGgcatgggcggcatggattattga